A window of Haloarchaeobius litoreus contains these coding sequences:
- a CDS encoding SWIM zinc finger family protein, with the protein MARYTRPVPADAHLDPRSRRARTEPMAVAPLGSGRYAVATEHGSYLVDAREHRCTCPDHTFRDERCKHLRRVAIEITEGAVPPPSHVAVGCAVCGSTTFVHPDGPEPHLCDQHALRRGDLATDRETGATVLVVGVSPRRADEVRIESHDCTVAEYETNRAYPPDDPVVTAVFPAGAEFDDGTTPDSLRVYSFPVSRLRRVDPDQH; encoded by the coding sequence ATGGCACGGTACACCCGACCCGTCCCCGCCGACGCCCACCTCGACCCCCGGTCGCGGCGGGCACGGACCGAACCGATGGCTGTCGCCCCGCTCGGGAGCGGCCGCTACGCCGTCGCGACCGAGCACGGCTCGTACCTCGTCGACGCACGCGAGCACCGCTGTACCTGCCCGGACCACACGTTCCGGGACGAACGCTGCAAGCACCTCCGCCGCGTCGCCATCGAGATCACGGAGGGTGCGGTCCCCCCGCCGAGCCACGTCGCCGTCGGCTGTGCCGTCTGTGGTAGCACGACGTTCGTCCATCCGGACGGACCTGAACCGCACCTCTGCGACCAGCACGCGCTCCGCCGCGGCGACCTCGCCACGGACCGCGAGACGGGCGCGACCGTCCTCGTCGTCGGTGTCTCCCCACGTCGGGCCGACGAGGTCCGCATCGAGAGCCACGACTGCACCGTCGCCGAGTACGAGACCAACCGCGCGTACCCCCCGGACGACCCGGTCGTGACCGCCGTCTTCCCCGCCGGTGCCGAGTTCGACGACGGCACGACGCCGGACTCGCTCCGGGTCTACTCGTTCCCGGTGTCACGACTCCGGCGCGTCGACCCCGACCAGCACTGA
- the hjc gene encoding Holliday junction resolvase Hjc: protein MSSSRKGDRRERELVNRLDEAGFAVMRAPASGSATERELPDVLAGDGERFYAIEAKSSSGRPIYLDGEEIEALLYFSQNFGAKARVGVRFDREDWFFFHPADLHTTDGGNYRVKKETALSDGTDFEEFVGGSRKRDLGEYE from the coding sequence ATGAGTTCCAGCCGCAAGGGCGACAGGCGGGAGCGCGAGCTCGTCAACCGCCTCGACGAGGCCGGCTTCGCGGTGATGCGTGCGCCGGCGAGCGGGAGTGCGACGGAGCGGGAGCTACCGGACGTCCTGGCGGGCGACGGCGAGCGGTTCTACGCCATCGAGGCGAAGTCCTCCTCGGGGCGGCCCATCTACCTCGACGGAGAGGAGATCGAGGCGCTGCTGTACTTCTCGCAGAACTTCGGCGCGAAGGCCAGGGTCGGGGTCCGCTTCGACCGCGAGGACTGGTTCTTCTTCCACCCGGCGGACCTGCACACGACCGACGGGGGGAACTACCGGGTGAAGAAGGAGACGGCGCTCAGCGACGGCACCGACTTCGAGGAGTTCGTCGGCGGCTCGCGGAAGCGCGACCTCGGGGAGTACGAGTAG
- a CDS encoding adenosylhomocysteinase, with the protein MSQYPPISEQLDDIEAARDEGRRKMDWARQHMPILNALREEFERDQPFADQRIGMAMHVEAKTANLVELLADGGAEVAITGCNPLSTHDDVSAALDTHDNITSYAKRGVDDDEYYEAIEAVIDIEPTITVDDGMDMVAAIHEDYPELIDSIVGGAEETTTGVHRLRAMDEDGALDYPVFAVNDTPMKRLFDNVHGTGESSLATIAMTTNLSYAGKNIVVAGYGDCGRGVAKKASGQNANVIVTEVEPRRALEAHMEGYDVMPMAEAAEVGDVFLTVTGNRDVVTAEHFERMKDGVLLANAGHFDIEVDLDALSDMAVDRYEARDGVEAYEMDDGRRLNVLAEGRLVNLASPIALGHPVEVMDQSFGVQAVCVRELVENGDAYDAGVHEVPDRLDREVAEIKLDAEGVDFDSLTDAQTEYMGSWQHGT; encoded by the coding sequence ATGAGTCAGTACCCGCCGATCAGCGAGCAACTCGACGATATCGAGGCGGCTCGCGACGAGGGCCGACGCAAGATGGACTGGGCACGCCAGCACATGCCCATCCTGAACGCACTGCGCGAGGAGTTCGAGCGCGACCAGCCGTTCGCGGACCAGCGCATCGGCATGGCGATGCACGTCGAGGCGAAGACCGCGAACCTCGTCGAACTGCTCGCCGACGGCGGCGCGGAGGTGGCCATCACCGGCTGCAACCCGCTGTCGACACACGACGACGTGAGCGCGGCGCTCGACACCCACGACAACATCACGAGCTACGCGAAACGGGGCGTCGACGACGACGAGTACTACGAGGCCATCGAGGCCGTCATCGACATCGAGCCGACCATCACGGTCGACGACGGGATGGACATGGTCGCCGCCATCCACGAGGACTACCCGGAGCTCATCGACTCCATCGTCGGCGGTGCCGAGGAGACGACGACCGGCGTCCACCGCCTCCGCGCGATGGACGAGGACGGCGCGCTCGACTACCCCGTCTTCGCCGTCAACGACACGCCGATGAAGCGCCTGTTCGACAACGTCCACGGCACCGGCGAGTCCTCGCTGGCCACCATCGCGATGACGACGAACCTCTCCTACGCGGGCAAGAACATCGTCGTCGCGGGCTACGGCGACTGCGGCCGCGGCGTCGCCAAGAAGGCGAGCGGACAGAACGCGAACGTCATCGTCACCGAGGTCGAGCCCCGGCGCGCGCTCGAAGCCCACATGGAGGGCTACGACGTGATGCCGATGGCCGAGGCCGCCGAGGTCGGCGACGTGTTCCTCACCGTCACCGGCAACCGCGACGTCGTCACCGCCGAGCACTTCGAGCGGATGAAAGACGGCGTGCTGCTCGCCAACGCCGGCCACTTCGACATCGAGGTCGACCTCGACGCGCTCTCGGACATGGCGGTCGACCGGTACGAGGCCCGCGACGGCGTCGAGGCCTACGAGATGGACGACGGCCGCCGGCTGAACGTGCTCGCCGAGGGTCGGCTGGTCAACCTCGCCTCGCCCATCGCGCTCGGCCACCCCGTCGAGGTCATGGACCAGTCCTTCGGCGTGCAGGCCGTCTGCGTGCGCGAACTCGTCGAGAACGGCGACGCCTACGATGCGGGCGTCCACGAGGTGCCCGACCGACTCGACCGGGAGGTCGCGGAGATAAAGCTCGACGCAGAAGGCGTCGACTTCGATTCGCTGACAGACGCCCAGACCGAGTACATGGGCTCCTGGCAGCACGGGACCTAG
- a CDS encoding aspartate/glutamate racemase family protein: MDAPRDSTLQTVGILGGMSSESTVQYYRGIDAGINAERGGHTAGQVVIRSVNFADIEGFIADERWDDAGDYLADAAADLEAGGADFVVMATNTMHRVAPAIEDALSVPFVHIVDPTAEAIADAGLDTVGVLGTRPVMEGEFYESRFADHGIDVVVPDADRRQQVHDVIFDELTKGIVTDESRAAYIAAIEELVAAGAQGVVLGCTEIEMLVAQSDVPDTPLFDTTALHVADAVDRSLGVGASQ, from the coding sequence ATGGACGCCCCACGCGACAGCACCCTCCAGACGGTCGGTATCCTCGGCGGGATGAGCAGCGAATCGACGGTCCAGTACTACCGCGGCATCGACGCGGGCATCAACGCGGAGCGGGGCGGCCACACCGCCGGGCAGGTGGTCATCCGGAGCGTGAACTTCGCGGACATCGAGGGCTTCATCGCCGACGAGCGGTGGGACGACGCCGGCGACTACCTCGCCGACGCGGCCGCCGACCTCGAAGCCGGGGGCGCGGACTTCGTCGTCATGGCGACGAACACGATGCACCGCGTCGCGCCCGCCATCGAGGACGCGCTCTCGGTGCCGTTCGTCCACATCGTCGACCCGACGGCCGAAGCCATCGCCGACGCCGGGCTCGACACCGTGGGTGTCCTCGGCACCCGGCCGGTGATGGAGGGCGAGTTCTACGAGAGCCGCTTCGCCGACCACGGCATCGACGTGGTCGTGCCGGACGCCGACCGTCGCCAGCAGGTCCACGACGTCATCTTCGACGAGCTGACGAAGGGCATCGTCACGGACGAGTCCCGTGCAGCCTACATCGCGGCCATCGAGGAACTCGTCGCCGCGGGTGCCCAGGGCGTCGTCCTCGGCTGCACCGAGATCGAGATGCTCGTCGCGCAGTCGGACGTGCCCGACACGCCGCTGTTCGACACGACCGCGTTGCACGTCGCAGACGCCGTGGACCGGAGTCTCGGCGTCGGAGCGTCGCAGTAA
- a CDS encoding DUF7473 family protein, translated as MVGLTPLQLDPSAGTPVAYVGTFLVATLFYSVTLHIAARNVLGDVPVKLAFVVGPALALVSLLLQQYGPAVVLPVTLVADAVAIHLVYRLDAKLTAFVSVIHYTVAVILGFTLFNLVALLSTAPA; from the coding sequence ATGGTCGGTCTCACGCCGCTCCAGCTGGACCCGTCGGCCGGCACACCCGTCGCCTACGTCGGGACGTTCCTCGTCGCCACCCTCTTCTACTCGGTGACGCTGCACATCGCGGCACGGAACGTCCTCGGCGACGTGCCGGTCAAGCTCGCGTTCGTCGTCGGCCCGGCGCTCGCGCTCGTCTCGCTGCTGCTCCAGCAGTACGGGCCCGCCGTCGTCCTCCCCGTGACGCTGGTCGCCGACGCGGTCGCCATCCACCTGGTCTACCGCCTCGACGCGAAGCTCACCGCGTTCGTCTCCGTCATCCACTACACGGTCGCGGTCATCCTCGGGTTCACGCTGTTCAACCTCGTCGCGCTTTTGTCCACCGCGCCGGCCTGA
- a CDS encoding amidohydrolase, protein MELAVTGGRVLSPDLTVREADVLVDADEGVVREVGQTLTGDEELDASGGLVMPGLVNAHTHVAMTLLRGYADDKPLEAWLQEDIWPAEGELTPADVRVGAELGMLEMIKTGTTAFADMYFHVPEIVDAVADAGLRARLGHGVVTVAKGTETAHDDAEESIEVAREFDGAADGRVRTAFMPHSLTTVGSNFLDEYVPQAREAGVPVHIHANETVDEVEPIVEEYGMRPLEYAREHGLLEPEDFVAHGVHTTPEEHELLAETGAGVVHCPASNMKLASGMAPVQAMRDAGVSVGLGTDGAASNNDLSLFDEMRDAAMLGKLAADDASAVPAEAVVEMATQGGADVTGLPGGRIEAGSAADLVVVDLDAPHLTPGHDLVSHLAYAATGSDVRHTMCDGAVLMRDREVLTMDEESVLERAETTAAELVERV, encoded by the coding sequence ATGGAACTCGCAGTCACCGGTGGACGGGTCCTCTCGCCGGACCTCACAGTGAGGGAGGCAGACGTGCTGGTCGACGCCGACGAGGGCGTCGTTCGCGAGGTCGGCCAGACGCTCACTGGCGACGAAGAACTGGACGCGAGCGGCGGGCTCGTGATGCCCGGGCTGGTGAACGCCCACACGCACGTCGCGATGACACTGCTCCGGGGCTACGCGGACGACAAGCCGCTCGAGGCGTGGCTCCAGGAGGACATCTGGCCGGCGGAGGGCGAGCTGACGCCGGCGGACGTGCGGGTCGGTGCCGAACTGGGGATGCTGGAGATGATCAAGACGGGGACGACCGCCTTCGCGGACATGTACTTCCACGTCCCGGAGATCGTCGACGCGGTCGCGGACGCTGGCCTCCGGGCGCGGCTCGGCCACGGCGTCGTCACCGTGGCGAAGGGGACGGAGACGGCCCACGACGACGCCGAGGAGAGCATCGAAGTGGCGCGGGAGTTCGACGGCGCGGCCGACGGCCGGGTCCGCACCGCGTTCATGCCGCACTCGCTGACGACCGTCGGGAGCAACTTCCTCGACGAGTACGTCCCGCAGGCCCGCGAGGCGGGCGTCCCGGTGCACATCCACGCGAACGAGACCGTCGACGAGGTCGAGCCCATCGTCGAGGAGTACGGGATGCGACCCCTGGAGTACGCCCGCGAGCACGGCCTGCTCGAACCCGAGGACTTCGTCGCCCACGGCGTCCACACCACGCCGGAGGAGCACGAGCTGCTCGCGGAGACGGGCGCGGGCGTCGTCCACTGCCCGGCGTCGAACATGAAGCTCGCGAGCGGGATGGCCCCCGTGCAGGCGATGCGCGACGCGGGCGTCTCGGTCGGCCTCGGAACGGACGGCGCGGCGTCGAACAACGACCTCTCGCTGTTCGACGAGATGCGCGACGCGGCGATGCTCGGCAAGCTCGCGGCCGACGACGCGAGCGCGGTGCCCGCCGAGGCAGTCGTCGAGATGGCGACGCAGGGCGGCGCTGACGTGACGGGGCTCCCGGGCGGGCGCATCGAGGCCGGTTCGGCGGCGGACCTCGTCGTCGTCGACCTCGACGCGCCGCACCTCACGCCCGGCCACGACCTCGTGAGCCACCTCGCCTACGCCGCGACGGGGAGCGACGTGCGCCACACGATGTGCGACGGGGCGGTGCTCATGCGCGACCGCGAGGTGCTGACGATGGACGAGGAGAGCGTGCTGGAGCGGGCGGAGACGACAGCCGCCGAGCTGGTCGAGCGGGTCTGA
- the hisG gene encoding ATP phosphoribosyltransferase, with translation MRIAVPNKGRLHDPTIDLLERAGLHVVDGADRKLYADTVDPDVTLLFARAADIPEYVADGAADLGVTGHDQVREAGVDVADLLDLGYGQCRLVLAAPEDGDIQTPFDLDGRTVATEFPRITREYFDERNIDADIVEVTGATELTPHVDMADAIVDITSTGTTLKVNRLAIIDEVLKSSVRLVARPDVADDEKTEQIRMAFDSVIAAEGKRYLMMNVPEANLDAVREVIPGMGGPTVMNIAGSDKLAVHAVVDERDVFETINEVKGEGASDILVTEIERLVE, from the coding sequence ATGCGCATCGCGGTACCGAACAAGGGCCGACTGCACGACCCGACCATCGACCTGCTGGAACGGGCCGGACTCCACGTCGTCGACGGGGCCGACCGGAAGCTGTACGCCGACACCGTCGACCCCGACGTGACCCTGCTGTTCGCCCGGGCCGCCGACATCCCCGAGTACGTCGCCGACGGCGCGGCCGACCTCGGGGTGACGGGTCACGACCAGGTCCGCGAGGCCGGCGTCGACGTCGCCGACCTGCTCGACCTCGGCTACGGGCAGTGCCGGCTCGTGCTCGCCGCGCCGGAGGACGGCGACATCCAGACGCCGTTCGACCTCGACGGACGGACCGTCGCCACGGAGTTCCCCCGCATCACCCGTGAGTACTTCGACGAGCGCAACATCGACGCCGACATCGTCGAGGTGACCGGCGCGACCGAGCTCACGCCCCACGTGGACATGGCCGACGCCATCGTCGACATCACCTCCACGGGGACGACGCTGAAGGTCAACCGCCTCGCCATCATCGACGAGGTGCTCAAATCCTCGGTCCGTCTCGTCGCCCGCCCGGACGTGGCCGACGACGAGAAGACCGAGCAGATCCGGATGGCGTTCGACTCCGTCATCGCCGCGGAGGGCAAGCGCTACCTGATGATGAACGTCCCCGAGGCGAACCTCGACGCCGTCCGCGAGGTCATCCCCGGCATGGGTGGCCCGACGGTCATGAACATCGCTGGCTCGGACAAGCTGGCGGTCCACGCCGTCGTCGACGAACGGGACGTGTTCGAGACCATCAACGAGGTCAAGGGCGAGGGCGCGAGCGACATCCTCGTCACCGAGATAGAGCGGCTCGTGGAGTAG
- a CDS encoding stage II sporulation protein M: protein MTDRPDDPPDGEPATKPTETDDGVGWSFDTDEPEAAKAETAGPDATAETGETTPPGHDDPPTLSWDGFALGWREHRRYTAFAAVLFLLSIPLGVALWEVGFDLFGAMGFSSPSEMFPDDITALFIFLNNTRAFFVFILGALTGGILTTIGLVFNGVLVGYVVTPAAAQEGYGFVLLALLPHGVLELPALFVGAAIAYRFLGNIVLYVFDRRDHFYTRGEVKRTGLLVAVSVAALAVAAVVEMHVTTWLLEQVYGTPAP from the coding sequence ATGACCGACCGCCCCGACGACCCTCCAGACGGGGAGCCAGCGACGAAGCCGACCGAGACCGACGACGGCGTCGGCTGGTCGTTCGACACCGATGAGCCGGAAGCGGCGAAAGCCGAGACCGCCGGACCCGACGCGACAGCCGAGACCGGCGAGACGACTCCACCCGGGCACGACGACCCGCCGACGCTCTCGTGGGACGGGTTCGCGCTCGGCTGGCGCGAGCACCGCCGCTACACCGCGTTCGCCGCGGTGCTGTTCCTGCTGAGCATCCCGCTCGGCGTCGCGCTCTGGGAGGTCGGCTTCGACCTGTTCGGCGCGATGGGGTTCAGCTCGCCGAGCGAGATGTTCCCCGACGACATCACCGCGCTGTTCATCTTCCTGAACAACACCCGCGCCTTCTTCGTGTTCATCCTCGGCGCGTTGACGGGCGGCATCCTGACGACCATCGGCCTCGTCTTCAACGGCGTGCTCGTCGGCTACGTCGTCACGCCCGCCGCCGCACAGGAGGGCTACGGCTTCGTGCTGCTGGCGCTGCTCCCCCACGGCGTCCTCGAACTGCCGGCGCTGTTCGTCGGGGCGGCCATCGCGTACCGCTTCCTGGGGAACATCGTGCTCTACGTCTTCGACCGCCGCGACCACTTCTACACCCGCGGCGAGGTGAAACGGACGGGCCTGCTCGTCGCCGTCTCGGTGGCCGCGCTCGCCGTCGCCGCCGTCGTCGAGATGCACGTGACGACGTGGCTGCTGGAGCAGGTGTACGGCACGCCAGCGCCCTGA
- a CDS encoding ATP-binding protein, giving the protein MSGEGNASARGKEPPAGAALLAAADTGVVVLDADGRVVWSNDAATRYLGVDATTVGGLTAEVFAEQVAPRLADGEGFVDAVSEGGVDGPNRELHVVDGAEDRWLERRTHPIEDGEYAGGRVECYVDVSDQKHALDRLDRRERTLRAVHDILLDRSRDLDDRLDELLDVAGRMLGADHAAFARFGDGRVLVENVISSVDAAVAPGHAIDTSETIAGVVSGRDALVHADDAAERWPDRHPVGVAGDAGLDYYVGVPVAVEGEQYGVLSFADAAPKQGGLDWELTLLDITANSLGHELANSIREDRAEEQLQQARREFESLVQDVEDYAIFRLDPDGHVESWNRGAEEIKGYEERDIVGEHVRTFHTEADREIGYADELLDRARERGRAVDTGWRVRADGSRIWVNAVITALHDDDGELQGFLKVTRDMTERRAREKQLEHERERLEFVNRIIRHNLLNGMNVVEARANILEGHVDDDVAPHLATIQERVEDMTDLIETMRTFMKAIVEGEEHESQPVALDDVLDDELAKADRAYDDATFEHDELPDVPVLADDLLPEVFENLLTNAVQHNEGPTARVRVETEVGDDEVVVRVLDDGPGIDEAVMAHVFEKGQKGFESPGTGFGLYLVHEIVDSYGGRVEATNRERGGAAFTVGLPRP; this is encoded by the coding sequence GTGAGCGGCGAGGGGAACGCGTCCGCCCGGGGGAAGGAGCCGCCGGCGGGTGCGGCGCTGCTCGCCGCCGCGGACACGGGTGTCGTCGTCCTCGACGCCGATGGCCGGGTGGTCTGGTCGAACGACGCGGCGACGCGGTACCTCGGTGTCGACGCCACGACAGTCGGCGGGCTGACCGCCGAGGTGTTCGCTGAGCAGGTCGCCCCCCGGCTCGCCGACGGTGAGGGGTTCGTCGATGCCGTGTCCGAGGGCGGCGTCGACGGTCCCAACCGGGAGCTCCACGTCGTCGATGGTGCCGAGGACCGGTGGCTCGAACGCCGCACCCATCCGATAGAGGACGGGGAGTACGCGGGCGGTCGGGTGGAGTGCTACGTCGACGTCAGCGACCAGAAGCACGCGCTCGACCGACTCGACCGGCGCGAACGGACCCTCCGCGCCGTCCACGACATCCTGCTCGACCGGTCGCGCGACCTCGACGACCGCCTCGACGAACTGCTCGACGTGGCCGGGCGGATGCTCGGAGCTGACCACGCCGCCTTCGCCCGGTTCGGCGACGGGCGCGTGCTCGTCGAGAACGTCATCTCCAGCGTCGACGCGGCCGTCGCCCCCGGCCACGCCATCGACACGTCGGAGACGATCGCGGGCGTCGTCTCGGGGCGGGACGCGCTCGTCCACGCCGACGACGCGGCAGAGCGGTGGCCGGACCGCCACCCGGTCGGCGTCGCCGGGGACGCGGGCCTGGACTACTACGTCGGCGTCCCGGTCGCCGTCGAGGGCGAGCAGTACGGCGTGCTGTCGTTCGCCGATGCCGCACCGAAGCAGGGAGGGCTCGACTGGGAGCTCACGCTGCTCGACATCACCGCGAACTCGCTGGGCCACGAGCTCGCCAACAGCATCCGGGAGGACCGTGCCGAGGAGCAGCTCCAGCAGGCGCGACGCGAGTTCGAGTCGCTGGTGCAGGACGTCGAGGACTACGCCATCTTCCGGCTCGACCCCGACGGACACGTCGAGAGCTGGAACCGCGGCGCGGAGGAGATCAAGGGCTACGAGGAGCGGGATATCGTCGGCGAGCACGTCCGGACGTTCCACACCGAGGCCGACCGCGAGATCGGTTACGCCGACGAGCTGCTCGACCGTGCCCGGGAGCGGGGTCGGGCGGTCGACACGGGCTGGCGGGTCCGGGCCGACGGCTCGCGCATCTGGGTGAACGCCGTCATCACGGCGCTGCACGACGACGACGGCGAGCTCCAGGGCTTCCTGAAGGTGACCCGCGACATGACCGAGCGGCGGGCACGCGAGAAACAGCTCGAGCACGAGCGCGAGCGGCTGGAGTTCGTCAACCGCATCATCCGACACAACCTCCTCAACGGGATGAACGTGGTCGAGGCGCGGGCGAACATCCTCGAAGGGCACGTCGACGACGACGTCGCGCCCCACCTCGCCACCATCCAGGAGCGTGTCGAGGACATGACCGACCTCATCGAGACGATGCGGACGTTCATGAAGGCCATCGTCGAGGGCGAGGAGCACGAGTCGCAGCCGGTGGCGCTCGACGACGTGCTCGACGACGAGCTGGCGAAGGCCGACCGTGCCTACGACGACGCGACGTTCGAGCACGACGAACTCCCGGACGTCCCGGTGCTCGCGGACGACCTGTTGCCGGAGGTGTTCGAGAACCTGCTGACGAACGCGGTCCAGCACAACGAGGGGCCGACCGCACGGGTTCGCGTCGAGACCGAGGTGGGCGACGACGAGGTGGTCGTCCGGGTGCTCGACGACGGGCCGGGCATCGACGAGGCGGTGATGGCGCACGTCTTCGAGAAGGGCCAGAAGGGGTTCGAGAGCCCCGGCACCGGCTTCGGGCTCTACCTCGTCCACGAGATCGTGGACTCGTACGGGGGGCGCGTCGAGGCGACCAACCGCGAGCGGGGCGGGGCGGCGTTCACCGTCGGGCTCCCTCGACCGTAG
- a CDS encoding type IV pilin has protein sequence MRRGRGQSAPIGTLLMVALVLVAAGAAGVVIFDLSPDLLGNAPSASIDVSVEGNGPDAQTLVVSHQGGDDLRIEEFDVVVRDGNSTSRMALSAFGNRSGTSDGIVDAGDSLRTTQLLSGPTTVQLIHRPTDAVVDEQRVTLPSASSPSVVDFESSAPTQSFESNQDGTGDTTVEDSGATVSMEGNQWKYIERDYTVTENTTLVFEFRSTSMGEIHGIGLEDDQDQTGGRVIEVYGDQYWGHDVANFDGLERYQQSDGWVRYEVPIGDHYEANGYDGNTEYIVFITDCDTNSGCTPDREDPPNSRFRNVRIYENDSSASLAPVSVA, from the coding sequence ATGCGAAGGGGACGGGGACAGTCGGCACCGATCGGGACGCTGCTGATGGTCGCGCTGGTGCTCGTCGCGGCGGGGGCGGCCGGGGTCGTCATCTTCGACCTGTCGCCGGACCTGCTCGGCAACGCGCCGTCGGCGAGCATCGACGTGAGCGTCGAGGGCAACGGCCCGGACGCACAGACGCTCGTCGTCAGCCATCAGGGCGGCGACGACCTGCGAATCGAGGAGTTCGACGTCGTCGTCCGCGACGGGAACTCGACCTCGCGGATGGCCCTGTCGGCGTTCGGGAACCGCTCCGGCACCAGCGACGGCATCGTCGACGCGGGCGACAGTCTCCGGACGACGCAACTCCTCTCCGGGCCGACCACGGTCCAGCTGATCCACCGGCCGACCGACGCCGTCGTCGACGAGCAGCGCGTCACGCTCCCATCCGCCAGCAGTCCGTCGGTCGTCGACTTCGAGTCCAGCGCGCCGACGCAGTCGTTCGAGAGCAACCAGGACGGCACCGGCGACACGACCGTCGAGGATAGCGGCGCGACCGTCTCGATGGAGGGGAACCAGTGGAAGTACATCGAGCGCGACTACACCGTGACCGAGAACACGACGCTCGTCTTCGAGTTCAGGAGCACCTCGATGGGTGAGATACACGGTATCGGGCTGGAGGACGACCAGGACCAGACCGGGGGCCGGGTCATCGAGGTGTACGGCGACCAGTACTGGGGCCACGACGTGGCCAACTTCGACGGCCTGGAGCGTTACCAGCAGAGCGACGGCTGGGTCCGCTACGAGGTGCCCATCGGTGACCACTACGAGGCGAACGGCTACGACGGCAACACGGAGTACATCGTGTTCATCACCGACTGCGACACGAACTCCGGCTGTACTCCCGACCGTGAGGACCCACCGAACTCGCGGTTCCGCAACGTCAGAATCTACGAGAACGACAGTTCCGCCTCGCTCGCACCGGTGTCGGTCGCGTAG